Proteins from a genomic interval of Helicobacter pylori Shi112:
- a CDS encoding ParA family protein — protein sequence MIITIANEKGGSGKSTLCLNLCIQLLLDKKDIAALDTDSQKSLEVFNNIRSETSLPNFTLFNRTGNITDTLKQMMDKYEYILIDTKGEHSKESQRAMLLSDWVLIPTTPSQLDTAVLLDMLERIRDIQALNENLKACIVMNRIPTIPTLKEKKALIDFINQNNANESVFLMDNVLSERIAYKRSVSEGMGVMEYNDNKAKNEWSQFYDELSGYLRIKK from the coding sequence ATGATAATCACCATAGCTAATGAAAAAGGAGGGAGCGGTAAATCCACTTTGTGCTTGAACTTGTGTATTCAATTATTGCTAGACAAGAAAGATATTGCCGCATTAGACACTGATAGTCAAAAGAGTTTGGAAGTGTTCAATAATATTAGAAGTGAAACAAGTTTGCCCAATTTCACGCTCTTTAATCGCACAGGCAATATCACAGACACCTTAAAACAGATGATGGATAAATACGAATACATCCTTATTGATACTAAGGGCGAACATTCTAAAGAAAGCCAAAGGGCTATGTTATTGAGCGATTGGGTGCTAATACCCACCACGCCAAGCCAACTAGACACAGCGGTGCTATTAGACATGCTAGAAAGGATTAGGGACATCCAAGCGTTGAATGAAAACTTAAAAGCTTGTATTGTGATGAACCGCATCCCTACTATCCCCACTCTTAAAGAGAAAAAAGCTCTCATTGATTTTATCAACCAAAATAACGCTAATGAAAGCGTGTTTTTAATGGATAATGTATTAAGCGAAAGGATAGCTTATAAGCGTTCAGTGAGTGAAGGTATGGGCGTGATGGAATACAATGATAATAAAGCTAAAAACGAATGGTCTCAATTCTATGATGAATTGAGCGGGTATTTAAGGATCAAAAAATGA
- a CDS encoding relaxase/mobilization nuclease domain-containing protein, whose amino-acid sequence MALEKSYKDFESDELFDYEIIKPKKTLKVQYTYAKRYYKEVEKFAKNLTQLTQEEFMRLRDPQKQVVIKNIGNMTRLHSKRAMDYIAKHGELVRDEFFNEVNYNDIAEQWNEQFEKLLENKSRVKNCALHLVFSIDENCNEKNLKALELSVYQTLTNTLGYDYPFIMKLHTHQNNPHAHVIINKTNRITNKQLRFNSKDSCKEFYHTLRETFKDYLFANSKGELQYSNTPNIYKVIKDIETELDTLEKQARNNKSFRYENYFYKVLGSATSQIESLKKRENALSDHLDSLKSLLEKTHWEKEKFTPPINEKELNQQLKEIKWLNKESLTPKNTYKKTQKLVVCKSPLIKDYLYTTKKLFATQKKIIALEKDYKDLKVLKEEFSKDLEADLSHSKKRFELYTRLKSMSKVFISKSIVKNLEKIALNFKSDRHSISQRAFEFFRYMNYQNLSLTDKGNMFLVAKFFKDSALLVNIARFEMKKIDDSVKNSNPQGNLLDKQAWLNLLEHLKRLEEKNYCFAKKRKEFLETRAMELSKDLKFLTQANENDLPIYERGQRDKIIKRCEKSLNFLQKELQCFKTLLKSASIALENLQSNHQITAVTQDTQENTNALKNTTQDFNKTTNEPTNPNNNHEMDF is encoded by the coding sequence ATGGCGTTAGAAAAAAGTTATAAAGACTTTGAAAGCGATGAGCTTTTTGATTATGAGATCATCAAGCCCAAAAAGACGCTTAAGGTACAATACACTTATGCTAAACGCTACTATAAAGAAGTGGAAAAGTTTGCTAAAAATTTAACTCAACTTACACAAGAAGAATTTATGCGTTTAAGAGATCCGCAAAAACAAGTGGTCATCAAAAACATAGGCAATATGACACGCTTGCATTCAAAAAGGGCGATGGATTATATCGCTAAACATGGTGAGCTAGTGAGAGATGAATTTTTTAATGAAGTTAATTATAATGATATAGCAGAGCAATGGAATGAGCAATTTGAAAAATTATTAGAAAATAAGAGCCGTGTTAAAAATTGCGCTTTACATCTAGTGTTTAGCATTGATGAAAATTGTAATGAAAAAAATTTAAAAGCTTTAGAATTAAGCGTGTATCAAACACTCACTAACACGCTAGGTTATGATTATCCTTTTATAATGAAACTCCATACACACCAAAACAATCCGCATGCGCATGTGATTATCAACAAGACTAACAGAATTACCAATAAGCAACTACGCTTTAATTCTAAAGACAGCTGTAAAGAGTTTTACCACACACTAAGAGAAACATTTAAAGATTATTTATTTGCTAACTCAAAAGGCGAATTGCAATATTCTAACACGCCTAATATTTATAAGGTGATTAAAGACATAGAAACAGAGTTAGATACGCTAGAAAAACAGGCTAGAAACAATAAGAGTTTTAGGTATGAAAACTATTTCTATAAAGTTTTGGGCAGTGCAACTTCTCAAATAGAAAGCTTGAAAAAAAGAGAAAATGCCCTATCTGATCATTTAGATAGTCTAAAAAGTTTATTAGAAAAAACACATTGGGAAAAAGAAAAATTCACGCCCCCAATAAATGAAAAAGAACTTAACCAACAACTTAAAGAAATAAAATGGTTAAATAAAGAATCTTTAACCCCCAAAAACACTTATAAAAAAACTCAAAAATTGGTTGTCTGTAAAAGCCCTTTAATAAAAGATTATCTTTATACTACCAAAAAACTTTTTGCCACACAGAAAAAGATTATAGCTTTAGAGAAAGATTATAAAGATTTAAAAGTCTTGAAGGAAGAATTTAGCAAAGATTTAGAAGCTGATTTATCCCATTCAAAAAAACGCTTTGAGCTTTACACTAGACTAAAAAGCATGAGCAAAGTTTTTATAAGCAAAAGCATTGTTAAAAATTTAGAAAAAATTGCTTTAAATTTTAAAAGCGATAGACATAGTATTTCGCAAAGAGCTTTTGAATTTTTTAGGTATATGAATTATCAAAATTTAAGCTTGACTGATAAAGGCAATATGTTTTTAGTGGCTAAGTTTTTTAAAGATAGTGCTTTACTTGTTAATATTGCTAGGTTTGAAATGAAAAAGATAGATGATAGTGTTAAAAATTCTAACCCACAAGGCAATTTATTAGACAAACAAGCTTGGCTTAATCTTTTAGAACATTTAAAAAGACTTGAAGAGAAAAACTATTGTTTTGCTAAGAAGCGAAAAGAATTCTTAGAAACTAGAGCTATGGAGCTATCAAAAGATTTAAAATTTTTAACACAGGCCAATGAAAATGATTTGCCTATTTATGAAAGAGGGCAAAGGGATAAAATCATTAAACGCTGTGAAAAATCGCTTAATTTTTTGCAGAAAGAATTACAATGCTTTAAAACCTTATTGAAAAGTGCAAGTATAGCTTTAGAAAACTTGCAAAGCAACCATCAAATCACAGCCGTTACACAAGACACACAAGAAAACACAAACGCACTCAAAAATACCACTCAAGATTTTAACAAAACTACCAATGAACCCACAAACCCTAACAATAACCATGAAATGGATTTTTAA
- a CDS encoding type II toxin-antitoxin system YafQ family toxin, with protein sequence MLKVRTKKDFLKDFNKHILSGRITESDVTSVVDCLKEQKPLQQKYCDHALSGNLKGLRECHVKPNLLLIYEIKKQENELVLLRLDTHSELFKK encoded by the coding sequence ATGCTTAAAGTCAGAACTAAGAAAGATTTTCTTAAAGACTTTAATAAGCATATCTTATCCGGGCGTATTACAGAAAGCGATGTTACAAGCGTTGTTGATTGCCTCAAAGAGCAAAAACCACTCCAACAAAAGTATTGCGACCATGCCTTGAGCGGCAATCTTAAAGGACTGAGAGAATGCCATGTCAAGCCAAACTTGTTATTGATTTATGAAATCAAAAAACAAGAAAACGAACTTGTTTTATTGCGTCTAGACACTCATAGCGAGCTATTTAAAAAGTGA
- a CDS encoding CpaF/VirB11 family protein: protein MISNLLKSYLDDFMPILSQPNLNEVVFNKEKEYFLHRPKEKVRCFNEKFTNDYLLVFCEQLAIFRNQKFTLKTHKLNTSLPYTQIRINALHPSIIASSNISINIRVPSNFKFEINAFKLSEKCLAKNITHDFLLSLVSAGKNILISGGTTSGKTSFVNSLIENIPKNERVVTIEDSPELKISNEDQVNILVDKSGSGFFTYEDGLNAAMRMSPDRLLLGEIDTHNTALFLRLANTGHSGMISTLHANSVADAFIAICQNINLNKGGKPTPKETLLDYFCTGMDYVIQIKKKGSDRIIDDVLNVKSEFKKELML from the coding sequence ATGATTTCTAATCTTTTAAAAAGTTACCTTGATGACTTTATGCCTATTTTAAGCCAGCCTAATTTAAATGAAGTGGTTTTTAATAAAGAAAAAGAGTATTTCTTGCACCGCCCAAAGGAAAAAGTGAGGTGTTTTAATGAAAAATTTACTAATGATTATTTGTTAGTTTTTTGTGAGCAATTAGCCATTTTTAGAAACCAAAAATTCACTCTAAAAACGCATAAGTTAAACACTTCTTTGCCTTACACACAAATTAGAATTAACGCATTACACCCTAGCATTATTGCTAGTTCTAATATTTCTATCAATATCAGAGTGCCTAGCAATTTCAAGTTTGAAATTAACGCCTTTAAATTAAGTGAGAAATGTCTGGCTAAAAACATTACCCATGATTTTTTACTTAGCTTAGTAAGTGCAGGTAAAAATATTTTAATAAGTGGTGGCACAACTAGTGGCAAGACTAGCTTTGTTAATTCTTTGATTGAAAATATCCCCAAAAACGAAAGGGTGGTTACTATTGAAGATAGTCCTGAGTTAAAAATCAGTAACGAAGACCAAGTTAATATTTTAGTAGATAAAAGTGGGAGCGGATTTTTTACTTATGAAGATGGATTAAATGCGGCTATGAGAATGTCTCCTGATAGATTATTATTAGGTGAAATTGACACGCATAATACTGCGTTATTTTTGCGTTTAGCAAATACTGGGCATAGCGGAATGATAAGCACCTTACACGCCAATAGTGTAGCAGATGCTTTTATAGCTATTTGTCAGAATATAAACTTGAATAAAGGCGGTAAGCCTACGCCTAAAGAAACGCTTTTAGATTATTTTTGCACTGGTATGGACTATGTTATCCAAATCAAAAAAAAAGGTAGTGATAGGATAATTGATGATGTTTTAAATGTTAAAAGCGAATTTAAAAAGGAGTTGATGTTATGA
- a CDS encoding DNA type IV secretion system protein ComB10 has protein sequence MKKLLLLLEHKIIKIGLIIVIVLAGFFLFYEQEIKEKAVNVSQGKFPTSSYLFQAYEGIKNKIDTINEVKPNDETKSVNENIEKTQKDLDDFNALVQKLPNLPKDFDKTLIKPQSPSFNYNTANEEEKTRLVILASRVSSQKETQPPTSIKNSVSNTKYKEKQELEKEYGSSGFKNFKRKNVASSENKLLRTITADRMIPAILITPISSEIGGSKIVAQVESDIYATMGRAVLIPKGSRAIGYYNSNNKIGEYRLEIAWNRIITPQGVNIILSDAKGADIKGYNGMIGTLHNKYWERYGIPLSLSTLSNGLLIGLTSGLTEAMKNKKGGFNQNYFGDYMMMQMTRQTGISLNDIIAQIMREQIRIKPIITIREGSHIFISPNTDIWFPIPKNNEVLAKFFNEEKEQNNDTK, from the coding sequence ATGAAAAAACTTCTTTTACTTTTAGAGCATAAAATCATAAAAATTGGCTTAATTATTGTGATTGTATTAGCTGGTTTTTTTCTTTTTTACGAACAAGAAATCAAAGAAAAAGCTGTTAATGTTTCTCAAGGTAAATTCCCTACTTCATCTTATTTGTTTCAAGCTTACGAAGGCATTAAGAATAAAATAGATACTATCAATGAAGTGAAACCAAACGATGAAACTAAAAGCGTTAATGAGAATATAGAAAAAACACAAAAAGATTTAGATGATTTTAATGCGCTAGTGCAAAAATTACCAAATTTGCCTAAGGATTTTGATAAAACGCTTATTAAGCCACAAAGTCCATCCTTCAATTACAATACCGCTAACGAAGAAGAAAAAACCCGCCTTGTGATTTTAGCGTCTCGTGTTAGCAGCCAAAAAGAAACACAGCCTCCAACCTCTATAAAAAATAGTGTTTCTAATACAAAATACAAAGAAAAACAAGAACTTGAAAAAGAATACGGCTCTAGCGGTTTTAAAAATTTTAAAAGAAAAAATGTAGCTAGCAGTGAAAACAAACTTTTGAGAACGATTACAGCTGACAGAATGATCCCAGCCATTCTGATCACTCCTATTAGTAGTGAAATAGGGGGGAGTAAGATAGTCGCTCAAGTGGAGAGTGATATATACGCAACGATGGGTAGAGCGGTTTTAATCCCTAAAGGGAGTAGAGCCATAGGTTATTACAACTCTAATAACAAAATAGGAGAATACCGCTTAGAAATTGCTTGGAATAGGATAATCACGCCACAAGGGGTCAATATTATACTAAGCGATGCTAAGGGGGCTGATATCAAGGGCTATAACGGCATGATAGGCACACTCCATAACAAATATTGGGAACGCTATGGTATTCCTTTATCCTTAAGCACCTTGTCAAATGGGCTACTCATAGGTCTTACTAGCGGTCTTACCGAAGCGATGAAAAACAAAAAGGGTGGTTTTAACCAAAACTATTTTGGAGATTACATGATGATGCAAATGACGAGGCAAACTGGTATCAGCCTAAATGATATTATCGCTCAAATCATGCGAGAGCAAATCAGGATTAAGCCCATTATCACTATTAGAGAAGGAAGCCATATTTTTATTAGTCCTAATACGGATATTTGGTTTCCTATCCCTAAAAACAATGAAGTCTTAGCGAAATTTTTTAATGAAGAAAAGGAGCAAAACAATGATACAAAATAG
- a CDS encoding TrbG/VirB9 family P-type conjugative transfer protein, with amino-acid sequence MKKLTLSLFLYCALLSAEEDIFRNHTNETDLTSSFEHGKENNNLIPAKSDSLESFKEQENKEKAKQLMDLKALQSVYFSKNRKLQDNNFNVLYVAGNTNKIRLRYAMTTTFIFDNDPIIYVSLGDSSGFELTYPTNDHYDLSNMLVIKPLLIGVDTNLTVVGASGTIYTFYLFSTTYTSKFQSYFSVFVSNKRAIGKLNILSKNELEKREQEQWAKTETNTNSSNKQDKQKLDYRKINYESKEIDDGKFIRIGDEVNHIFIEKAKINRGYLQKPKHKRTWWSLWLYKKPSDDALDIKALDVFDDGKYTYFRYDRDQAFSKFPYTYKVVDGYDNPINSRVVGNYIIAEDVSKKWTLRSGKEYVCVRRDKHKYQKSKDFMRLKRLLEQDEAMKAKRNNVHLIEDTTPQPKNAISVTELLDQIKNQTPNEKCRSLNEEEVKTLEEVKNIIKAPKPLQKDLKNKLKKHTIKTHYCVPIPYIERPKTTDGLENNKKGMNNTPKQNQANPIKEIKENKK; translated from the coding sequence ATGAAAAAACTCACTCTATCGCTATTTTTATATTGCGCTTTACTTAGTGCTGAAGAGGATATTTTTAGAAACCATACAAATGAAACTGATCTTACAAGTTCTTTTGAACATGGCAAAGAAAACAACAATCTTATCCCAGCAAAATCTGATAGTTTAGAAAGTTTCAAAGAACAAGAAAACAAAGAAAAAGCCAAACAGCTTATGGATTTAAAAGCCTTACAGAGCGTGTATTTTTCTAAAAATAGAAAATTGCAAGACAATAATTTTAATGTCTTATATGTGGCAGGCAACACCAACAAAATCCGCTTACGCTATGCGATGACTACCACTTTTATTTTTGACAATGATCCTATTATCTATGTGAGTTTAGGAGATTCTAGCGGATTTGAACTCACTTACCCCACTAATGATCATTACGACTTGTCCAACATGCTAGTGATCAAACCCTTGCTTATAGGGGTGGATACAAACCTAACCGTAGTCGGAGCGAGCGGAACAATTTATACTTTTTACTTGTTTAGCACCACTTACACTAGCAAATTTCAAAGCTATTTTTCAGTGTTTGTCTCTAATAAAAGGGCTATCGGTAAGCTCAATATTTTGTCTAAAAACGAGCTAGAAAAAAGGGAGCAAGAACAATGGGCTAAAACAGAAACAAATACAAATAGCTCCAATAAACAAGACAAACAAAAGCTTGACTACAGAAAAATCAATTATGAGAGCAAGGAAATTGATGATGGCAAGTTTATAAGAATTGGAGATGAGGTCAATCACATTTTCATTGAAAAAGCTAAAATCAATCGTGGTTATTTGCAAAAACCCAAACACAAACGCACCTGGTGGAGTTTGTGGCTCTATAAAAAACCCAGTGATGATGCGCTTGATATAAAGGCACTAGATGTCTTTGATGATGGCAAATACACTTATTTTAGATATGACAGAGATCAAGCCTTTTCAAAATTTCCTTACACCTATAAGGTTGTAGATGGGTATGATAATCCTATCAATAGCCGTGTGGTAGGGAATTATATTATTGCTGAAGATGTTTCTAAAAAATGGACTTTAAGGAGCGGTAAGGAATATGTGTGCGTAAGAAGAGATAAACACAAATACCAAAAATCTAAGGACTTCATGCGCTTAAAAAGGCTTTTAGAGCAAGATGAAGCCATGAAAGCCAAACGAAACAACGTTCACTTGATTGAAGACACTACGCCTCAACCTAAAAATGCCATTAGCGTAACGGAGTTGTTAGATCAAATCAAAAACCAAACTCCAAATGAAAAATGCCGATCCTTAAATGAAGAAGAAGTTAAGACTTTAGAAGAGGTTAAAAACATCATAAAAGCTCCCAAGCCTTTGCAAAAAGATTTGAAAAACAAGCTTAAAAAACACACAATCAAAACCCATTATTGCGTGCCTATCCCCTATATAGAAAGACCAAAAACCACTGATGGTTTAGAGAATAATAAAAAGGGGATGAATAACACCCCAAAACAAAATCAAGCAAACCCTATTAAAGAGATTAAAGAAAACAAGAAATGA
- a CDS encoding type IV secretion system protein, producing the protein MEKVCMNAWELPKVLEERLKEKYGDDWEKYVKAKAINEEELEEQVKDKAKEQQKIQREKTLSGFLKKVGLKKRDMLQSTMLFDGVKEADALFQAERKIGDWIFSSAVFFFALALIEAIIICLLPLKEKVPYLVTFSNATQNFAIVQRADKSIRANQALIRQLVASYVNNRENISNIKEQNEIAHETIRLQSAFEVWDFFEKLVSYEHSIYTNINLTRKISIINIALISKTQANIEISAQLFNKEKLESEKRYRIIMTFEFEPIEIDTKSVPLNPTGFIVTGYDVTEIAILKDLDEKNKVKDDGVKSRIIHTEKKDPHMSQYKDVKEQ; encoded by the coding sequence ATGGAAAAAGTTTGCATGAACGCATGGGAGTTGCCTAAGGTTTTAGAAGAAAGATTAAAAGAAAAATATGGCGATGATTGGGAAAAATATGTTAAGGCTAAAGCAATAAACGAAGAAGAGCTTGAAGAACAAGTCAAAGATAAAGCCAAAGAGCAACAAAAGATACAAAGAGAAAAAACACTCAGTGGATTTTTAAAAAAAGTTGGTCTAAAAAAGCGTGATATGTTACAAAGCACTATGCTGTTTGATGGAGTCAAAGAAGCTGATGCGCTTTTTCAAGCAGAGCGTAAAATTGGCGATTGGATCTTTAGCAGTGCGGTATTCTTTTTTGCTTTAGCTCTTATAGAAGCCATTATTATATGCTTATTGCCCTTAAAAGAAAAAGTGCCTTATTTGGTAACCTTTTCAAACGCTACACAAAATTTTGCCATAGTCCAAAGAGCAGACAAGAGCATTCGTGCCAATCAAGCACTTATAAGACAACTGGTAGCATCTTATGTCAATAATAGAGAAAATATTTCAAATATAAAAGAGCAAAACGAAATAGCCCACGAAACCATTAGATTGCAAAGTGCATTTGAAGTATGGGATTTTTTTGAAAAACTTGTTTCCTATGAACATAGCATTTACACTAATATCAATCTAACACGAAAAATTAGCATTATCAATATCGCTTTAATTAGTAAAACCCAAGCCAATATTGAAATATCCGCACAACTTTTTAATAAAGAAAAGTTAGAAAGCGAAAAGCGTTATAGAATAATTATGACCTTTGAATTTGAACCCATTGAAATTGATACAAAATCTGTTCCCTTAAATCCTACAGGCTTTATTGTTACAGGTTATGATGTAACTGAAATTGCGATTTTAAAAGACCTAGATGAAAAAAATAAAGTCAAAGATGATGGTGTGAAATCTAGGATTATCCATACCGAGAAAAAAGACCCTCATATGAGCCAATATAAAGATGTTAAGGAACAATAA
- a CDS encoding type IA DNA topoisomerase, with product MYKNCVFIIESPNKIAKIKELTGSSFVFATGGHFVELVNIEVSKEFNPIFEIKKSTDKKKDKSTHINYMINQCKDKVVYIATDPDREGYGIGYKFYEKIKNIAKTIYRTEFHEITKSGVEKGLNNAVLFSQSNLNLYYSWLGRIVSDQFVGFTLTPYLRKNIKNFEVSAGRVQTPALSILVELDRKIQAFEQKNIDEKLSYSIEAIIDVLGSQISITLVEENKRKVFETKELAQNFLNDLKNNLNPLAFLDAVEQKDKEKSPPKPFTTSNLLKDGVRILEMGVKQIQEHAQKLFEAGLITYIRTDSEALSKEYLQEHQAFFENIYPSVYEYREYRAGKNSQAEAHEAIRITHPHCYEDLKKVCEKHNITDINDLKVYTLIFFNTICSQSKNAIYENTTLNFKVKTHSFKCSFSKLKSKGFKAIKDLEEEKKDEEEIESDLDFSSLQLKTQMPILDFNIKELKTKAPSPYTESTFIAMMETYGIGRPSTYTSVFEILKNKNYITLEGKNSKITPTALGKSIVDFFLNDNQTQWIAISKVDNSFTKKLEEMLDMIIKDGKSAYLDLMQNIQKKLGTEISNLYRNNSNNNISATKKEMIPPTEKQLNFVETIEKTLQIKASDMTKKDKFACMKFIEEHSKKMPKKDN from the coding sequence ATGTATAAAAACTGCGTATTTATCATAGAAAGTCCCAATAAGATCGCTAAAATCAAAGAATTAACAGGAAGTTCATTTGTTTTTGCGACTGGTGGGCATTTTGTTGAGCTAGTCAATATTGAAGTGAGTAAAGAATTTAATCCTATTTTTGAAATCAAAAAAAGCACGGATAAGAAAAAGGATAAATCCACTCATATCAACTATATGATAAATCAATGTAAAGATAAAGTGGTCTATATTGCTACTGACCCTGATAGAGAGGGTTATGGTATAGGTTATAAATTTTATGAAAAAATCAAAAATATAGCTAAAACAATTTATCGCACTGAATTTCATGAAATCACAAAAAGCGGTGTAGAAAAAGGCTTGAACAATGCTGTGCTATTTTCTCAAAGCAATCTCAATCTATATTATAGTTGGCTAGGTAGGATTGTAAGCGATCAATTTGTAGGCTTTACTTTAACGCCTTATTTGCGCAAAAACATTAAAAATTTTGAAGTGAGTGCTGGTAGGGTTCAAACTCCTGCTCTTTCCATTTTAGTAGAATTAGACAGAAAAATCCAAGCCTTTGAACAAAAGAATATTGATGAGAAATTAAGTTATAGCATAGAAGCTATTATTGATGTGTTAGGTTCTCAAATCTCTATTACTTTAGTAGAAGAGAATAAAAGGAAAGTGTTTGAGACCAAAGAATTAGCCCAAAACTTTTTAAATGACTTAAAAAACAATCTTAACCCCTTAGCTTTTTTAGACGCAGTAGAGCAAAAAGATAAAGAAAAATCTCCACCTAAACCTTTCACCACTTCTAATCTTTTAAAAGATGGGGTTAGAATTTTAGAAATGGGCGTTAAGCAAATCCAAGAACACGCCCAAAAACTTTTTGAAGCTGGATTGATTACTTATATTCGCACCGATAGTGAAGCGTTAAGTAAAGAATACTTGCAAGAGCATCAAGCGTTTTTTGAAAATATTTATCCTAGCGTGTATGAGTACAGAGAATATAGGGCTGGTAAAAATTCACAAGCTGAAGCGCATGAGGCTATAAGAATTACACACCCTCACTGCTATGAAGATCTTAAAAAAGTGTGCGAGAAACACAATATTACAGATATTAATGATTTAAAAGTCTATACGCTTATCTTTTTTAACACCATTTGCTCTCAAAGTAAAAACGCTATTTACGAAAACACAACTTTAAATTTTAAAGTAAAAACGCACAGCTTTAAATGCAGTTTTAGCAAACTCAAATCTAAAGGCTTTAAAGCGATTAAAGACTTAGAAGAAGAAAAGAAAGATGAAGAAGAGATTGAAAGCGATCTTGATTTTTCTAGCTTGCAATTAAAAACTCAAATGCCTATTTTAGATTTTAATATCAAAGAACTAAAAACTAAAGCTCCTAGCCCTTATACTGAAAGCACTTTTATCGCAATGATGGAAACCTATGGCATAGGAAGACCTAGCACTTATACAAGTGTATTTGAGATCTTAAAAAACAAAAATTACATTACATTAGAGGGCAAAAATAGTAAGATCACGCCCACAGCTCTTGGTAAAAGCATTGTTGATTTCTTTTTGAATGATAACCAAACACAATGGATTGCTATTTCTAAAGTGGATAATAGTTTTACAAAAAAATTAGAAGAAATGTTAGATATGATTATAAAAGATGGTAAAAGTGCTTATCTTGATTTAATGCAAAATATCCAAAAGAAATTAGGCACAGAAATTTCTAACTTATATAGAAATAATAGCAATAACAACATTTCTGCTACAAAAAAAGAAATGATACCTCCAACTGAAAAACAACTTAATTTTGTAGAAACTATAGAAAAAACTCTTCAAATAAAAGCTTCTGATATGACGAAAAAAGACAAGTTTGCGTGCATGAAGTTTATAGAAGAACATAGTAAAAAAATGCCCAAAAAGGATAATTGA